The following proteins are encoded in a genomic region of Rhodoferax aquaticus:
- a CDS encoding YbaB/EbfC family nucleoid-associated protein has protein sequence MFNKGQLSGLMKQAQAMQENMKKAQDELGNIEVTGESGAGLVKVVMTCKHDVKRITIDPSLLADDKDMLEDLVAAAFNAAVRKAEETSAEKMGKITAGMPGLPGGMKFPF, from the coding sequence ATGTTCAACAAAGGACAACTCTCTGGCCTGATGAAACAAGCGCAGGCAATGCAAGAGAACATGAAAAAGGCCCAAGACGAATTGGGCAATATTGAAGTAACCGGCGAATCTGGTGCGGGCCTTGTGAAAGTCGTGATGACCTGCAAGCACGATGTCAAACGCATCACCATTGACCCCAGCCTCTTGGCCGACGACAAAGACATGCTGGAAGATTTGGTAGCGGCTGCGTTCAACGCAGCAGTGCGCAAAGCAGAAGAAACGTCTGCTGAGAAGATGGGCAAAATCACCGCCGGCATGCCAGGGCTGCCCGGTGGTATGAAGTTTCCGTTCTAA
- the recR gene encoding recombination mediator RecR: MAETNALDALIQALRRLPGVGVKSAQRMAFHLLQHDRPGAQLLSRALQDAAGHVHHCERCHTFTEDVICSTCLDPRRDHSQLCVVETPADQSALERTNAYKGLYFVLMGKLSPLDGVGPKDIGLKKLFDRASDGLVREVILATNFTAEGEATAHVIAEGLKARGLTPTRLARGVPVGSELEYVDLGTIAHALVDRR, translated from the coding sequence ATGGCTGAAACGAATGCGCTGGATGCGCTGATCCAAGCCCTGCGCCGCTTACCTGGGGTGGGGGTCAAGTCAGCGCAGCGCATGGCCTTTCATCTTTTGCAGCATGACCGCCCTGGGGCCCAGCTTTTGTCTCGTGCTTTGCAGGATGCGGCAGGCCATGTGCACCATTGCGAGCGCTGTCACACCTTTACTGAAGATGTCATCTGTTCCACCTGCCTAGACCCTAGGCGCGACCATTCGCAATTGTGCGTGGTGGAAACGCCAGCGGACCAGTCTGCGCTGGAGCGCACCAATGCCTACAAAGGCTTGTACTTTGTGTTGATGGGCAAACTAAGTCCGCTGGATGGAGTGGGGCCCAAAGACATTGGTCTTAAAAAATTATTTGATCGAGCCAGCGATGGCCTTGTGCGTGAGGTTATCTTGGCCACAAACTTTACCGCTGAAGGTGAAGCCACGGCCCACGTCATCGCCGAAGGCTTGAAGGCCAGGGGGCTAACACCTACGCGCTTAGCACGTGGTGTGCCTGTTGGCAGCGAGCTGGAGTATGTGGATCTGGGCACGATCGCCCACGCTTTGGTGGATCGCCGTTGA
- a CDS encoding MAPEG family protein: MQTAHFTIAYWCVLIAVLLPIACAGLAKSGMFGKPRREGGYDNGDPRAWLARQTDWRARANAAQANSFEALPFFMGAVIIAHQLGAHQGRLDILAFLYVFLRMLYIMMYVAGMANIRSIVWMLAFAINIGIFFLGYR; this comes from the coding sequence ATGCAAACCGCCCATTTCACCATTGCCTATTGGTGTGTGCTCATTGCCGTGCTTTTGCCGATAGCTTGTGCCGGCTTGGCCAAGTCGGGCATGTTTGGTAAACCGCGCCGTGAAGGTGGCTACGACAATGGCGACCCACGTGCCTGGTTAGCTCGCCAAACTGATTGGCGTGCCCGTGCCAATGCAGCTCAGGCCAATAGCTTTGAGGCTTTGCCTTTCTTTATGGGCGCGGTCATCATTGCGCATCAGTTGGGGGCCCACCAAGGACGCCTCGATATCTTGGCGTTCTTGTACGTATTTTTGCGCATGCTGTACATCATGATGTACGTAGCGGGTATGGCCAATATACGCAGCATTGTGTGGATGCTTGCCTTTGCCATCAACATTGGTATTTTTTTCTTGGGCTACCGCTAA